The genomic stretch AATCACTACATATAATAAAGTAGAGCCCCTAGGAAGGCACATTGGTTGCTATACCTATATTACCACCATATGGTAAGAGTATGCAGTAAGTTAGGATCAGAAACTTCAAAACTTGAGGAGCTAATCTCAGGATGGATGGCATAGTGTTCATACTACCTATGCCACCAGGAATTGTGAACTGTGGTAAACAAGTCATTGGGAGCTATGCATGATAGTAGCTAATCTCAGGACATTACAGATCTtagatgaaaataaataatttgactgtcacattttaaattaaatagATGTGTGAACTTTCCAGCTGGTTCAGGCGGACATCAAGGTAAATGAACCCAAGATAAAAGCATTACATGGTTATAAATAACATAAGCTGGTTCAGGTGGACATCAACTTTCCAGCTTCAAGACCATCTGAAGGTAAatttttctggttttgttttATATCCTATACCTGTGGTTTAAATGTTGACTTATGgcttaataaagaaaataattgaaGAAAAGTTCGATTTAACAGCCTAAATTACAAgagaatggaaataaaaaagttgAAGTATAGTTCATTAAGAGCCTAAAGGAAAAACTAGATAGAAAAATACAGTCAATGTGATTGGGCCGAGCAGGTTTGGGGATCACCTGTTAGGCCATGTGTTCGTAGAAAATTAGCTGTGGTAGCAGCATCCCAGTCATACCTGACATAACACCATCAGGTTTGAAAGCAGAAAGCATCCCAAAAGAATTTTCAATGAAATCAAGTAGAAAGCATACTGGTGTTTGGTAGGTTCTTGAGGTTTGGGTTCAATCAGCAGAGTCCCTGAAAAGGAATAGTTCATTCAAACTTCAATAGAcataaagagaagaaattgcATATTAGAATTTGGTAAATAAATGGCTACTAAACTCAGAATAAAAGAAAGGCCAAGAAAAATTGGGAACAAGCCTATCATAAAATACATATCAAACATATGATTGGCTGATTTTCTCTACCTTTTTTTCAACAGTTTCCTTTATGAGTTATATAGTTACTCTATATATCTGTGTTCTGTGATGACAAGAGAaatataaggggaaaaaaaagggtaccATTGAACCCGATCTTTTTCTTATAGGCTACAGCAGCTTCAAGAAACTTTGCCTGTGAAAAGAAAAGAGCTCACATTCAATAGATGGAATGGCAAAGGCAACACATATTGGTGCTGAACAAAATTCTACCTATAGCGGAAATTAGTACTCTAAGAAAGATGTGAAATATACCAAGTGATTAAGTTCTCTTTCCATATCAGTGTTCAAGAGAGTCTGATAACCCTCCCGACCACCCCAGAAAACATAATTTTCTCCTCCTAGATAATGTGTAACCTGTAGAAAAGATTATGTGCACTTAAGACGAACAAAATTCAGGGTACATCAGAATAAAATCCATATACTGGAGTACTCACCTCCATGGCTTTCTTGACTTGAGCTGCAGCATATGCATAAACACCTACTTCAGAGCTGCAATCAAAAGTTACCAAAATTAAATATTTGCTGCTCTTAAGGAATGTGAAAGTATTGGGAACATTGAAGTAGAAATCATGTACAACCTAGTAGCAGCTCCATGCATATAGCGTGGATGCAAGAACAACTGAGCCGTgccccacaaaagatggaactTGGACCCCTGTAAAGCCATGCAGCATTTATTAAATGAAAGAAGTATCAACGCATCAGCAGCTAATGAAATATCATTCAAATAAAATCATGAGAATTTAGATTTGTAATTGATAAAGTGTTTAGAATGTCAGAGCcagtttatgtttttctttttaatcaaaATCCAATCCTCATCCTTCAAAAAGACCACCTAAGTAGTGCTTGACCAGGACCCTCAAAACCAAGAGAATGCCTACCTCAACTGCAATAGGGATTATTACACCCTTGTAAGAAGTGTATAAACAAGACCACTttgtccaaaagaaaaaattagattAGCCAACACCATAGAAAGATTAtccattcaaaatttattttattatgaaCTCTTGGATCATTATTACTAAAATGaattaaaagtaaaaagtaaCATAATTTATAcacaaaattaaaatagaaaaaaaaaaatagtctgcATTATTGAGACTTGTGACTAGGAAGAAGAGCCCAAGGCCTCCAAATAGAGATATGTCCCAAATGACAAATTTAATATATGATATGAGGAGAAGAAAATCTTTAAGCTTCATTTTATCTACAAATGAAGGCAATATATTTATTCTATCAATCAGCCAAGGATATTGACCAAGTCATCATCATATCATTACCTGAAGCTCTTTTGCAACAGCTACCACTTCATCCAAATTTGCATTTGTTTCCTGAAACAAATTGTGAAGTGCACCAATTAGACTAATATAGTACAACCAGTGCAGAAAAATAGACAAGAAACCATTTTTTTACATacaaattttccaaaaatttcaatCAAGATCTCTCTACAGAACTGTTAATGTTGTGTCTGAGATTGACGCACCTCAATGGTTTTACCATCTGGTGCAATATCCTTATCATGGAAGCACCAGAATTCAACTCCGAGCTTTTCTATAAACTCAAAGTTGGCTCTCACTGCATCATCAAGGAAAAGAAGCATATGAGACATCTATATAGCCCTCAGTGATAATAACAAAGATGGGTGGTTCAAGAATTTCCATCTTACTTCTTCTTTTGGCCATTGCTAATGAATTGGTACCATCTTCCCATGGCCAAAACTTTGTGGGTGCACCAAATGGGTCAGCGCCTGATCCACGGAATGTATGCCAGAAGGCAACACTAAATCTCAGCCAATCCTATCATTATAACATTATCGTTAGTGAAAAATCAGTAGGTTTCAAATTCGAATAAAGGTAAAatctagtaaaaaaaataataataaatgaaaactGAAACTTTTGCAAATCTGAATAAAAGAGAAACTGAAACCaaccttcattttctttccaagaATATCTTCCTCAGCATTATACCATTTAAAAGCCAGACGATTCTTGCTAGAAGGACCCTAacgaataaaagaaataaatgcaAATTAAAACATCAAattccaaagaaaataaaattttccgtGCTCAAACAAAGGAAATGGCATTAAATTGTTGCAAGATTTCGAACAAATTAACATAACCTGATCTTAATTTCCTCTTAACAAAGAGCATCTACGCCTCTTACCTCGTACTTAATTTTGGTTATGCCGGGGAAGAACTCGCCTTCCCATTCATCAGATTCACTGCCACTGCATTTACTTCCAAGGTCAGCAGGGCAAGTTGATGGAGCAGAAGCAAACTGCAAGCGACAAAGATTGATGAATGAGATGCCATAAAGGACTGATAAAGAGctgataattaaaaaataaaataagaactaCACTTAGCAACTTATTTCTTACTGCTAGAAAGCAAACCACTTTCAAGCAAAGAACCAGCAATAGGATCTCTGCGGActtcattatttattatttcttttctcacACACAAAGCAACCCTGAAAAGAAATCATTAAAACATaaatcatcagaagaaaaaaaaaatcaatcttttTTATATGCATAGGCTATAATTTCATTCAAACAAGGTTGAACATGAATAGAAACACAACCCAGACCAATAACCGATCAGAAATTTGTAACAAGTTCTGTAGAGATCAGAATCAAAATAAATTACAAGGAAAAAATCTTAACCCAAGGCCCTatcaagaaaatcaaatagaagatgaaaaaatgtttagaaaaattagaaaaatttcCCAAAGTATATTGTAGAACAACTCTATCAGGACACTAACACAATTAAATTTTTATCCCAACCTAATgttggtattaaaaaaaaaaaatgaacaatatCAATGTCGTTTTTAATAGGGAATTCCACCATTAAAAATATCAAGATCAGGAAATCCATcttaaaatttcaataaaaaataaagaagaaaatcaacTACATTGAATAAAAGAACAATCAATCTATGATCATCACTCCTTCTAAATCATTGCAAATTTAATCCAATCCTTCATCCTtaagaagattagaagaagagtGGGGGAGAGTGAGAGAAGAACGAACCTGAGCATGCAATGGAGTTTGGGAGGACGAGAGGTGGTGGATGAGCCCAAACCGAGTACAGATGGGATTTAGTAGGTTGCGAGATATGGGGATTAGAGTGGGATTCGTGTTTATCTCTCCCCTTATCACGTCTCTTTTCTGGTAAAACCTTCATCACGtccctcaaatcttctctttctctctctaaacccATCACGCACATTTATTCTCTCTATCTCACACGTGAGCTTCGtcccccttttctttctccattctcCCTCATCAAGATTTCCAACAACAAAAGGAAACTTTCCAAACTACCCGAATAAAGCTCTCCAGTCTccactttccttctttctctaacTTATCCCaagtctctctccctctccctctccctctcgaACTCAACTATGGCACCGCTATCATTAACCTCTTCGTCCCCACAATTAAGGTACTCTGGTTCGTTCTTTCgtttcagaaaaaagaaaaaaaaaaatcaaatctttgTGGTTCATTTTCTATTGTTAGAATCGTTAAtgttttttgatttatttagacTTCAAGGATGCCTCCATAGTGATGTTCTTGGATGGTTGTCGTATTCTCTCTCAGGTTatgttcttcaatttttttttcctcttctcttgattaccaaacatagcctcatGGTATGAATGCGTGGATTTAGATTGGGAGCATCACCCCTATGAGAAGGGCTGGACGCTAATTTCTTTTTGTGATTCATGTGACAATCCCATGGTCCATGTTGGGTCCAAGATGAAATAAATTGACTTTAGTGAGGAGGTTAGTTATTCTTTTCTTCCAGGGAGTATCAAATGTAGGAGCAAAGTGACTGTTACCTCGATAGGATTTAGGAGAAATGAAATCTTAAGGGTAGAAAATGACCAAGGGTAGCAAGGttaacaaccaaatattttttcaaaaaatatgggGTAAAGGAATTATTTTTagtttcttgtgttttttagtAAGTGTAAAGGAAGTGTTTTAGTGgaattgtcttcttcttctataatcAGGATATTTATAGAGATATACGAGAATCCTTTTAACATAAGAAAACATACTAAAATGGGGCGGAATACATAAGGtaaaaaactaataaagaaGGAACTAATATGGGCTATATACATAACTACATAAGGTAAGAGACTAATGTGGGAGGATAAGGATTGACATTGTCAGCCCCTTATCTCCAGTTGTAATTCCAATCAACCTTATCTCCAACTGTAATTCAAATGAGCACAACTAATACTCCCGCATGATAATCAATTTCGATATGTGTTGGTGTGCTTGTGAACACGAGATTGACGCTAATGTGAATGGCCGCCTGATTGTCACAAAAGAGAGGGATCAATTGATCAATAGGGATACCGAAATCTTGAAGTAGAGAAGTTAACCACACCAGCTCGCAAGTGACCATTGCCATGGCTTTATATTCGGCCTCACAGAGGACTGAGAAATTGTAGtttacttcttcatcttccaagAGATAGGACTCGACCCAAGGAAGACAAGGTAACTCGTAGTGGAGTGGCATGTCATGGGACAACTAGCCCAATCAACGTCCCAAAATACACGAAGGGATAAGGTACTAGTAGTGGGGAGAAAAATACCCTGGCTAGGAGAGCTATGCAGATACTGAAGGAGGCGAGTAACAACGTCCATATGCGGTTTGCGAGGTTGATGCATAAATTAGCTGAAAATATGAACACTATGCACAATATCTGGACGAGTGATAGTGAGATAAAACAAACATCCAATCAAACGGCgataatgtcacaccccgttcacactgaaccggagcggtgaccgggttaacaccggttaacccatacctgccaggatcatcatatactgtattccaccacagcatacacacactaacacaagatcatcaaatcagcggaagactaagttttacctgtaataattcccatatacctgatacccaaatggcgataccataattatatacatttggggcccgaaggcatgatatatatacacaaaaagaataaagtttgaatatcaaatatatacaggaaattatcaaaaacatcagagtacacagcccggcatcggtatcaaggctggagctcagctcggcctcagaaccgctgccccgcaacacaactctcacacgtgcagtctacgccgtgctcaaactcctcatgggtccaccagtcctcctcaggaaactcgactgtgggacccaccccttGCTCCTCAggtgcatgacctgcaaaatcatctaaaaaggggtgtacacgtggaatgagctcactagctcagtaagtagagaggtggaccacacacaacagtccacacatcacaacacatcatatgcactacatgccatgcaagtcattttaaatcacatacacctaaacaacatttctaagtctttggttttagtgctactacaaccacagtgcgcgtatactccgggtacgagccgcgaactccctcccgcgatacgcccatagggctgttggagaaggcccaccgtgagtactcggaaaaataaagacaatgccgtccaccggctctcaacagaaatgtaaataaattaaatgacagtgctgactccagcaatttaaaagcagtacgattggccctcttgaaataccaccggggttgccgactgtcctacatgactcaccgggcgtaatgcctaaccgccacagtgtccgacaaccgagacccctgcttccccccaaatggcaacccaacaccttaacccctgttgggaagggtcatagcacgggatggtgaaatcctaataccgcatgctcctatatgtagtacgactgcatagtacctccgtgtcccataccacgggccaccaatgcattcgtttccaagccgaccgctgcatctagtctatcaaggcattatgcaacatgatgtacacattcaacatataacatcacattcaatttgcatttgaaaagtaaacatagcataaatgcacatcaatgtgtgaaatgactaatctatatagcatattcatgatgacatgactaaattagatatagttatatgaatgccaaacaaatgccttgaaataggccaaacgtcctctctctccacttacttgtagcgtataaggagtcccgctcggtacgggtgagatccggagcgaatcgggaaggctttggtgaacctaacaaaattgagcggggttagtacttcaccattttagaatcaaaattaatgaaatctgacgtcaaaatcgtgtttagaacgtcgaaagaaggtcccacgtccgattggactcgatcggacccaaaaatcacattctggccactcgggtgggtcactcaggtgggttgtctacccaccggtcctacccgtcggttttggaccggcgggtatggacccaccggtaggacccgccggtcctacccgccggtttggccagaacccctctggtcctctcaggtgggtgactcaggcgggtagggacccgccggtttcacccaccggttttggcggaaaaaccccagtttcttctcaacttcctccattccttggggacccaaatagggcttttctcaacccattcttcacacctttagagtcctataggatggttctagcttagatttaagttagattcaaatgaggggaaccatcttaccttctttgtccaagaatgacttcaaaccctccaaatcacttccaactcacaatgctccttctaccttgtcaatatctcttcaaatccttcaagatcaacacataaatcatctattaaaccttagattcatcatttcaaagggtgtttacaagatcttgagaaaccatactcgaatcaagggtttgaagcgtgggtatggtgaatgttcataaaacccaacttttcttacctccaactgtagatctcgagtcgaagattactctcccggcaccagaatggcaagatcgagcttcggcgccattgaaatcctccctttcttcctcttcctttcttcttccctttctttttctctctcctctttacttttcccaCCAGaggtacgggggtaataaatggaaagaaaagaagtcataaagctttatatactattcctatttaagtgaatagtgatggatgggtcactcaggtgggtaggtgtacccaccggtcatacccacctgagagtcaaaacttgggactttgaccgggctctgacctcggctcggaccctaccccaagcatacaatgtagcatacgtatataaccttaaaatacggatataatacctgttctatccgtacatagccttatggtaggtgcacgtacacggtttgggcactcccgtctcttctggcactggctcggacttgtcgggccagccggtgtttaaggtcacccgtgccatcatagcccataaggaactcgctctaacatcctctggctcggttcctgcatggttaaaccggttcaaccacgaaatcagaccgggtttaagaagcgggatattacagatAAGGCACAAGATCAGGAAGAATTTCACCATTGAAATCAGTTAACCTGAGATGTTGTTCCATTGGAAAAGTGGCAGGGCTAGTACCTGTGGGACCAGCATCAGATAAGATATCCAATGTGTATTTCTGTTGATTGAGAAAAATACCCTTTTTGGAGCGAGCCATCTCAAGGCCAAGGAAATATGTCATATGCCTAAGGTCTTTGATTCGAAATCGTTGGTGAAGAAAATTCTTTAAGGCAGCTATGGGCATAGAATTTGAGCCAGCAATAAGGATGTCCCGTAGACCTCTAAGAAAAAGAGAGTAATCGGCAGTGGATTGAGTGAAACCAATATCCATTAGAGCACTTGAAAATTTGGCAACCCAATTATGAGAAGCCTACTTTAAAACATAAAGAGATTTATAGAGGCGACAAACAACCTACTCCCCCTTGTTGTAACTAGGAGCCAAAGTCATGTACACTTCTTCATCAAGGTCGCCATGTAAGAAGGTGTTATTGACATCAAGGACCCATACGTTAACAAGTTTGGCAACAGATGCATAGGTCTCATGAAAGTCAACGCCCTCAGTTTGGGTATACCCCTTGGCTACCAAACAAGCTTTGTAACGCTCGATAGAACCATCCGGATGTTGTTTAATCTTGTAGACTCATTTACATCCGATGAGTCTTTTGTGAAGCGGCAAGGGAACAagtgaccaagtgttatttgCTTCAAGAGCCTCAATTTTAGCATGCATAACGTCCTTCCAATCGGGGGACAAAATTGCTTTGGAAAAGCTAGTGGGCTTAGCAGATGAGGAAAGAGACCTGATAAACTTAAGATGAGAGGGTGAGACCTTGCGATAAGATAAAGGAGAACCAAGGGGGACGAGTGTACCTATGTCAGAAGAAGATTTGGTGTGGGTAGCAGAGCATATGTATTCCTACAAATGGGAGGGGTGGTTATGAGATCTAGTGGAACGAAGCGACAAAGGTGTACGCaaatggtggtggtggaggggaATGGATGGTGGAGGATGTCGGTACTATGGTCTATGCAGGGGTATCGGAAATGGGGGCGTGGATGGAAATGGCGGGTTAGGGTTAGAAGGTTCtaaagaggttttaagattaggAATGGGAAGAGGTAGGTAGAGGTGATGAGTGGGTCATTTGTATGAGAAGAAACAACATATTCAAAGAAAACAACAACACGACTAGTGTAAACCTTGCAAGAATTAAGGTCCAAAATCTTGTAACCTTTTAGAGCAAAATGATACCCGATAAAAATACCTGGACAATCACAAGGAACAAATTTGTGCTTAATTGTGGAATGATTGTGCCCATAACAAAAACATCCAAAAGTTTGAAGATGGGCATATGCTGGAGCTTTATTAAAAAGTAGGTCAAAATGAGTTTTTCCCTTTAGAAGCTTGGTAGGCAATCGATTAATGATGTGTATGGTAGTAAGAATGCATTCAGCCCAAACATCTTGGGGAAGATTGGATTGAAGTAAAAGAGTACAAGCAACATTGAGGAGATGCCGGTGTTACACTTTTTTGTTGTGGTGTGTCAATGCAACTATGTTGATGGATAACACCATGGGTGTGTAAAAAAGTTGGAGGCAGCTTTATTAAAAATTCCTAATCATTATTGATACATATTTGTTTAATTTGTCAATTGAATTGGGTTTTAACCATTgcaaaaaaaatcatgtaaatGAGGCCAAGTGTCAGATTTAAAGTCTATGAGAAAAACCCAAATGCAACAAGAAAAATCATCGACAATTGTTAGGAAATATCTAGCACAACAAATAGAAGGGATAAAGTAAGGACTCCAAACATCGGAATGTATTAaatcaaaacaagaagaagTAGATATGGAACTAGAAGGAAAAGGTAAACGGCATTGTTTTGCCAAGGGACAAATAATGCAAACACATTTAGTAGAAACTGAAATGCAAGAATTAATACAAGACAAAAAAATTGTAATGATGTGGTATGGATGACCCAAACACCAATGCCA from Macadamia integrifolia cultivar HAES 741 chromosome 11, SCU_Mint_v3, whole genome shotgun sequence encodes the following:
- the LOC122092827 gene encoding xylose isomerase-like isoform X1, producing the protein MKSAEILLLVLCLKVVCFLAFASAPSTCPADLGSKCSGSESDEWEGEFFPGITKIKYEGPSSKNRLAFKWYNAEEDILGKKMKDWLRFSVAFWHTFRGSGADPFGAPTKFWPWEDGTNSLAMAKRRMRANFEFIEKLGVEFWCFHDKDIAPDGKTIEETNANLDEVVAVAKELQGSKFHLLWGTAQLFLHPRYMHGAATSSEVGVYAYAAAQVKKAMEVTHYLGGENYVFWGGREGYQTLLNTDMERELNHLAKFLEAAVAYKKKIGFNGTLLIEPKPQEPTKHQYDWDAATTANFLRTHGLTGEFKINIECNHATLSGHSCHHELETARINGLLGNIDANTGDPQIGWDTDQFLTDIGEATLVMLSVVRNVWGGIAPGGFNFDAKLRRESTDVEDLFIAHIIGMDTLARGLRNVAKLIEDGSLSDLVRKRYESFDTEIGALIEAGKADFELLEKKALEWGEPKVASGKQELAEMIFQSAL
- the LOC122092827 gene encoding xylose isomerase-like isoform X2 — encoded protein: MKSAEILLLVLCLKVVCFLAFASAPSTCPADLGSKCSGSESDEWEGEFFPGITKIKYEGPSSKNRLAFKWYNAEEDILGKKMKDWLRFSVAFWHTFRGSGADPFGAPTKFWPWEDGTNSLAMAKRRMRANFEFIEKLGVEFWCFHDKDIAPDGKTIEETNANLDEVVAVAKELQGSKFHLLWGTAQLFLHPRYMHGAATSSEVGVYAYAAAQVKKAMEVTHYLGGENYVFWGGREGYQTLLNTDMERELNHLAKFLEAAVAYKKKIGFNGTLLIEPKPQEPTKHQYDWDAATTANFLRTHGLTGEFKINIECNHATLSGHSCHHELETARINGLLGNIDANTGDPQIGWDTDQFLTDIGEATLVMLSVVRNGGIAPGGFNFDAKLRRESTDVEDLFIAHIIGMDTLARGLRNVAKLIEDGSLSDLVRKRYESFDTEIGALIEAGKADFELLEKKALEWGEPKVASGKQELAEMIFQSAL